Proteins found in one Pseudochaenichthys georgianus chromosome 13, fPseGeo1.2, whole genome shotgun sequence genomic segment:
- the p2ry1 gene encoding P2Y purinoceptor 1: protein MTTDLNLTSLLNVSDIHNHTRGCSLTKTGFQFYYLPTVYIMVFLTGLVGNSLAIWMFVCHMRPWSSISVYMFNLALADFCYVLSLPFLIFYYFNKTDWIFGDILCRLQRFIFHVNLYGSILFLTCISVHRYTGVVHPLKSLGRLKKKDAVITSALVWVVVIIAISPILYYSRTGLKRNATTCYDTTTEDELPGYFIYSMTLTVFGFCIPFLIILCCYGMIVNALIYNDMNNAPLRQKSIHLVIIVLAVFAVSYLPFHVMKNLNMRARLYFQSPDMCDFNNRVYATYQVTRGLASLNSCVDPILYFLAGDTFRRKLSRATKKPSRKGDNVIQSKSEETALNSLAEYVENGDRRL from the coding sequence ATGACCACGGACCTGAACTTGACCTCCCTGCTGAATGTATCAGATATCCACAATCACACGAGAGGATGTTCCCTCACCAAAACCGGTTTCCAGTTCTACTACCTGCCCACTGTTTACATCATGGTCTTCCTCACAGGGCTGGTGGGCAACAGCCTGGCCATTTGGATGTTTGTGTGCCACATGAGACCCTGGAGCAGCATCTCCGTCTACATGTTCAACCTGGCTCTGGCTGACTTCTGCTACGTCCTCTCTCTGCCATTCCTCATCTTCTACTACTTCAACAAAACAGACTGGATATTCGGGGATATTCTGTGCCGACTGCAGCGTTTCATTTTCCACGTGAATCTCTATGGGAGTATTCTGTTTCTGACCTGCATCAGTGTTCACAGGTACACCGGGGTTGTGCACCCGCTTAAGTCTCTGGGCAGACTAAAAAAGAAAGATGCAGTTATTACCAGCGCGTTGGTGTGGGTGGTGGTTATTATAGCTATCTCCCCCATCTTATATTATTCTAGGACTGGCTTGAAGCGTAATGCCACCACTTGTTATGACACCACCACTGAAGATGAGTTACCCGGTTATTTTATCTACAGCATGACTTTGACTGTGTTCGGGTTCTGTATCCCCTTCCTTATCATATTATGTTGCTATGGCATGATCGTCAACGCATTAATCTACAATGATATGAACAACGCTCCCCTGCGGCAGAAATCTATCCACCTGGTTATCATCGTGCTTGCAGTCTTCGCCGTCTCATACTTGCCTTTCCATGTGATGAAGAACCTCAACATGAGAGCCAGGCTGTACTTCCAGAGCCCGGACATGTGTGATTTTAACAACCGTGTCTACGCCACATACCAGGTGACACGGGGGCTGGCCAGCCTCAATAGCTGTGTGGATCCTATTCTTTACTTCCTGGCTGGAGATACCTTCCGGAGAAAGCTGTCACGGGCCACTAAGAAGCCCTCAAGGAAGGGGGACAATGTCATCCAGTCCAAGAGCGAGGAGACGGCTCTCAACAGCCTGGCAGAGTATGT